A window of Dorea formicigenerans contains these coding sequences:
- a CDS encoding ABC transporter substrate-binding protein, whose translation MKKQHIKKTIRSMFILLLMICLLTGCKTSEKKLAEESKEPVKISIILTVDPSTGTKNEQKVVEAFNKKYKGTYELDVDWIVETEADYRQNLKRLNATDELPDIITDLRMLPSFYQKMIAENRIADLTPYIDADEEWSSMIEPVVQEGCTYADGNIYLAPISTAAFSCCGIFWNQELFNKAGIDSFPTTWDEFWACCDKLTNAGITPLALHTDGTGWAPMLLASAAVASSSEEGAEFMSLIYPDTYQNASGLELANTLKRLFSYTTSNALYNDFDTAYNNFFTGKAAMVPNGYWMIDQIPDGWEQCVRFSSFPGNTLVSSPETFGWALTSGCSEEVKEGALAFFKFRTEFNLLEKEKMFSMEEKYISQVERDYLKAFSNSPTFVPNYQVKWNSVFQENTLSKYLPQLAEGRITPEDFLNYADDSIRQFEEEQ comes from the coding sequence ATGAAAAAGCAACATATCAAAAAAACAATCCGAAGTATGTTTATACTTCTACTTATGATCTGCCTGCTGACCGGTTGTAAAACATCTGAAAAAAAACTGGCAGAAGAATCCAAAGAACCAGTAAAAATATCCATTATTCTGACCGTGGATCCATCTACCGGAACGAAAAATGAACAGAAAGTAGTGGAAGCATTTAATAAAAAATACAAAGGAACCTATGAACTGGATGTTGACTGGATCGTAGAGACAGAAGCTGACTATCGTCAAAACCTGAAACGATTGAATGCAACCGATGAACTTCCAGATATTATTACAGATCTTCGAATGCTTCCTTCTTTTTATCAGAAAATGATTGCAGAAAACCGAATTGCGGATCTGACTCCATATATTGATGCAGACGAAGAGTGGTCTTCCATGATCGAACCTGTTGTACAGGAAGGCTGCACTTACGCAGACGGAAATATTTATCTTGCACCAATTTCAACTGCGGCTTTTTCCTGCTGCGGCATATTCTGGAATCAGGAATTGTTTAACAAAGCCGGCATTGATTCCTTTCCAACAACATGGGATGAGTTCTGGGCGTGTTGTGACAAACTTACAAACGCAGGTATCACGCCACTGGCACTACATACAGATGGAACGGGATGGGCACCTATGTTACTGGCAAGTGCAGCAGTCGCTTCTTCATCGGAAGAAGGTGCTGAATTTATGAGTCTGATCTATCCGGACACCTACCAGAATGCTTCCGGGCTGGAATTGGCAAATACTTTAAAACGGCTGTTTTCCTATACAACATCGAATGCCCTGTATAATGATTTTGACACGGCATACAATAACTTTTTTACCGGGAAAGCAGCTATGGTTCCAAATGGATATTGGATGATCGACCAGATCCCTGACGGATGGGAACAGTGTGTTCGTTTTTCTTCTTTCCCTGGAAATACACTGGTTTCTTCTCCGGAAACATTTGGCTGGGCACTGACGTCTGGATGCAGTGAAGAAGTAAAAGAAGGAGCACTTGCATTTTTTAAATTCCGGACAGAATTTAATCTTCTGGAAAAAGAAAAGATGTTTTCAATGGAGGAAAAATACATAAGCCAGGTGGAACGCGACTACCTGAAGGCATTTTCGAATTCCCCGACATTTGTTCCGAATTACCAGGTCAAATGGAATTCCGTTTTCCAGGAAAATACTCTCTCCAAATACCTGCCTCAGCTTGCGGAAGGACGTATTACCCCGGAAGATTTTCTAAATTATGCAGATGACAGCATACGACAATTTGAAGAAGAACAATAA